Proteins co-encoded in one Lacerta agilis isolate rLacAgi1 chromosome 6, rLacAgi1.pri, whole genome shotgun sequence genomic window:
- the LOC117048307 gene encoding ankyrin-3-like: MYSAGMFTNPYATEVLRTKKNELVDGIRNPDQLLNWLIEHGIFTPEKKMVLSYYRTRTAKNSRVLDILVSQGERACRLFFYPCLKQIEPQLYNNMRSYVSNVNERIGDARRQLIGYLLEKDKGWVQKGKDPHQEKKDSPRQVLAKPEKLTQIKRNVKQDSAAVKSQDNSFNSLSVFDSVAKGNLSYLEKILKENDINTVNSEDETLLHIAAAHGHTEIIDYLIGKGAKLEVKDKKGRTPLHRAAERGHGEAVKMLLQLGANMYTLDQEGRSPLHLAHQNHHAHVLKSILKEEARRHKNQHNFLHMAALRDDSELVQAILKNGALKDAKDERGQTALGYAVSRGFEKTVQVLLEAGANIDSSIIDVAFNSNSQSLFKLLLDYSKGMSPATMVSALYKAIQKDLHGIVAALIDKGTDKNALDEAQYTPLLVACEMGKTESAKVLIEKGASLKDKTPDSSSALHLAVQAGASSIAKMLLSKGLDANIAGQGDQTPLHVAALHNKGGLVDVLIDGGAKIDSVTKELLTPLHVASYKGHVEVAQKLLQRKANVNVKDKQAKTALHLAAEAGNPAMVELLLNYNADSNATDKEKKTPLHLAAMGGHLNTVKALLAKKARIGAKDMDGCTSMHYATISGNVEILQALLAVGKNKNIDDKNIWRKMPLHLAAEHGHGDLINFFLSNGSAINALDNNKDTPLHCACKAGHFNCVSALVSWSEGGKANLQATNSLKKTPLQVAELSPTESQAQIVTLLKKKMLLIR; the protein is encoded by the coding sequence ATGTATTCAGCTGGCATGTTCACAAATCCCTATGCCACAGAAGTACTGAGAACGAAAAAGAACGAACTTGTAGATGGCATAAGGAACCCTGATCAGCTTCTGAACTGGCTGATAGAACATGGCATTTTTACACCGGAGAAAAAAATGGTCTTATCCTACTACAGAACGAGAACTGCAAAGAATTCCCGGGTCCTGGATATATTGGTTTCTCAAGGTGAGCGAGCTTGCAGGCTCTTTTTTTACCCATGTCTGAAACAGATTGAGCCACAGCTATATAACAACATGAGGAGTTATGTCAGCAATGTGAATGAAAGAATTGGTGATGCCAGAAGGCAACTGATAGGGTATCTACTGGAGAAAGATAAAGGGTGGGTTCAAAAGGGTAAAGATCCTCACCAAGAAAAGAAGGATAGCCCCAGACAGGTTTTAGCTAAGCCAGAAAAGCTGACTCAGATCAAACGTAATGTAAAACAGGATTCAGCTGCTGTGAAATCCCAAGACAATTCTTTCAATTCTCTTTCCGTCTTTGATTCTGTGGCTAAAGGTAATCTTTCCTATTTAGAAAAGATCTTAAAAGAGAACGATATTAACACAGTAAACTCTGAAGATGAAACCCTCCTACACATTGCAGCGGCTCACGGGCATACAGAAATAATTGACTATCTAATCGGCAAAGGGGCTAAGCTGGAAGTTAAGGATAAGAAAGGAAGAACCCCGCTACACAGAGCTGCTGAGAGAGGTCACGGCGAAGCTGTGAAAATGCTGCTCCAATTGGGTGCTAACATGTACACCTTGGATCAGGAAGGCAGGAGCCCACTTCATTTGGCCCATCAGAACCACCATGCCCATGTTCTGAAGAGCATCCTGAAAGAAGAGGCGAGGCGACACAAGAACCAACACAACTTCCTGCACATGGCTGCTCTCAGAGATGACAGTGAGCTGGTGCAAGCCATCCTAAAGAATGGTGCTTTGAAGGATGCCAAAGATGAGAGAGGACAGACTGCTTTGGGCTATGCCGTGTCTCGAGGGTTTGAGAAGACTGTCCAGGTTCTCCTGGAAGCTGGAGCCAACATTGATTCCAGCATCATTGATGTAGCCTTTAACAGCAACAGTCAATCTCTCTTCAAGTTATTGCTGGACTATTCCAAAGGCATGTCGCCTGCTACGATGGTGTCAGCTCTCTATAAAGCCATTCAAAAGGACCTGCATGGCATCGTAGCAGCTTTAATTGATAAAGGCACCGACAAAAACGCCCTCGACGAAGCGCAGTACACGCCACTACTTGTGGCGTGCGAGATGGGCAAGACCGAGTCAGCAAAAGTTCTCATTGAAAAGGGAGCGAGCCTGAAGGACAAGACCCCAGACTCAAGCAGTGCTTTACATCTGGCAGTTCAAGCTGGAGCCTCCTCCATTGCAAAGATGCTCCTGAGCAAAGGATTGGATGCCAACATTGCCGGGCAGGGAGATCAGACCCCCCTCCACGTGGCCGCATTGCACAATAAGGGAGGGCTAGTTGACGTATTAATTGACGGAGGTGCAAAAATTGATTCGGTCACTAAAGAACTTCTCACTCCCTTGCACGTTGCAAGCTATAAGGGCCATGTGGAAGTTGCGCAAAAGCTGCTGCAACGAAAGGCTAATGTCAATGTTAAGGATAAGCAGGCAAAGACAGCTCTGCATCTTGCTGCTGAAGCAGGAAATCCTGCTATGGTAGaactgctgctgaactacaatgcCGACTCCAACGCAACAGACAAGGAGAAAAAGACCCCACTTCATCTTGCAGCCATGGGAGGTCATCTTAACACAGTAAAAGCACTGTTGGCGAAGAAGGCCAGGATTGGTGCCAAAGACATGGACGGATGCACATCTATGCACTATGCCACCATCAGTGGGAATGTGGAGATACTACAGGCCCTTCTGGCTGTTGGCAAGAATAAAAATATTGATGACAAAAATATTTGGAGGAAGATGCCGCTACATCTTGCAGCAGAACATGGACACGGCGACCTAATAAATTTCTTCTTGAGCAATGGTTCAGCCATTAATGCGCTGGACAACAATAAGGACACACCATTGCATTGTGCTTGCAAAGCCGGTCATTTTAACTGTGTGAGCGCCCTGGTCAGCTGGTCTGAGGGGGGTAAAGCAAATCTACAGGCCACAAATAGCCTGAAGAAGACTCCACTTCAAGTAGCAGAATTAAGCCCAACTGAAAGCCAGGCTCAAATTGTTactcttttgaaaaagaaaatgctatTGATAAGATAA